The Planctomycetia bacterium nucleotide sequence TCGACCGCTTGGTCCGGGTCGGTGAGGCAAGCGTGGTCGGCATCGACCGAGATGTCTTCTTCGACGCCGCCCAGCATGCCGAGTTCGGCTTCGACGGAGATGCCTTTATCGTGGGCCCGATCGACGACGCGGCGCGTGATCTCGATGTTCTTGTCGAACGGATCGTGCGAGGCGTCGATCATGACCGACGAGTAGAAGCCCGAGTCGATGCACTCGTATGCGACTTCTTCGGTGCCGTGGTCGAGATGGACGGCGAAGATCGCTTCCGGAAAGACTTCTTCCGAGGTCCGAATCATCGCTTCGAGGTAACGCTTGTCGGTGTAGCCGCGAGCGCCGCGCGAGAGCTGAATGATGAACGGAGCCGAGGCGTCTTTTGGCGCGGCACCTTCGTTCTTGTCCTTCTTGCCCAAGTTGCCGCGGAACAGCCCGATGGTCTGTTCGAGATTATTGATGTTGTAGGCACCCACGGCGTATTTGCCGTAAGCATGCTCGAATAGCTCTTTCGTCGTGACGATCATGAGAAGTGCTCCGAGGAGGCCATGCGGACGAGGGCAGGCTCTCGCAAAAAGGGAGTAAAAGACGGAATTACCGAAGTGGATAAGCTCAAAGTATATCGGATGCGAGACGGAGTTAAAGGTGACATCGAAATCCTTACAAAACCTAAGGTTAGGGCGTTCCGGCCATCCTCTCATTCACGTTGCCGGGTTTTCGGGATCCGAGTAGAATCCCCCACCCAAATTCCACGGATTCGCCGGTGCGCCGGCAGAGGAAGATGCGCATGAGCATGGACGCCGCTCGCCAACACGAATTCAGCTCCGTCGATTTAAGCCCTTTCGAGCAATTAAGCTACGCTCGGCAGATCCTGCGCATGGGCTCCCAAGCGCTGGAAAAAGTCAGCGAACGACTCGACCTCGAGTTCTGTCGCGCGGTCGAGCGGTTGCACACCTGCCGGGGGAGCGTCGTCGTCAGCGGGATCGGCAAGGCAGGCCTCGTCGGCCAAAAGCTTTCCGCCACGCTCGCCTCGACCGGCACGCGCAGCTTTTTTCTCCACCCGGCCGAAGCCGTGCATGGCGACCTCGGGCGTCTCCGCAGCGACGATGTCGCGCTCGTCCTTTCGCAGAGCGGCGAGACGGAAGAAGTCGTGCGACTGTTGCCGTCGCTGGCCGCGGCCGAGGTGCCGATCGTCGCGATGACGGCGCGGAGCAGTAGCCGCTTAGGGCGGGCCGCGGAGATCGTACTCGAACTCGGCCCGTTGCAAGAGGCCTGTCCGCTCGGTCTCGCGCCGAGTACCAGTACGACGGCGATGCTCGGCCTCGGCGATGCGTTGGCGCTCGTCACGAGCCGGATGCACCGTTTCGGTCGCGAAGATTTCGCGAGGGTTCACCCGGCCGGCGCGCTCGGTCGCCGCTTGAGCAAGGTTGAAGAGCGAATGCGTCCGGTCGATGAATGCCGTGTCGCTTCGGATGCGCAACCGTTGCGCGAAGTCTTCGCACAGGTTCGCCGTGCCGGTCGACGCAGCGGAGCCGTGATGTTGGTCGATGCCGAAGGAGCGCTCAGCGGCCTCTTCACCGATAGCGATCTCGCGCGACTGTTCGAGTCGCGCCGCTACGAAGGGTTCGACCTACCGATGTCGGCACTCATGACGAAGAACCCGACGATGGTCGTCGAAGGGACGATGCTGGCCGACGCCGTGGCGATCATGGCCGATCGTAAGTTCAGCGAACTACCGGTCGTCGATCGCTTCAGCAGGCCGATCGGTTTGCTCGACGTCACCGACTTGGTCGAGATGATTCCGGACGAGCCCCGTTGATTTCGTTTCGTATAAGCGACCCTCTAAAAACTTATCGCCGATTTTCCGAACGGACCGACCTCTATGACGAATTCCAATCTCCAACCGATCGAACTCATCTTGGCCGACGTCGACGGGGTGCTCACCGATGGCAGCATCATCTTCACGAACGAAGGGATCGAGATTAAGCGATTCAACATTCGCGACGGCCTGGGTATCAAACTCTGGCAACGAGCCGGCGGCAAATTCGGTCTGATTACCGGGCGCAATTCGCACATCGTCAACGTGCGCGCCGGTGAATTAGGCATCGAGATCGTGCGCCAAGGGACGGAGAAGAAGCTCACGGCGGTGAAGGAGATTCTCGCGCAGCTGCGCTTGGAACCTCAGCAGGTTTGCTTCATCGGCGACGATCTTCCCGACCTCGCGGCGATGCGCTACGTCGGACTCGGGGTCGCCGTCGCCGACGCTTGCATCGATGTTCGCCAAGCGGCCGATTACGTTACGCATCTCAACGGCGGAACCGGCGCCGTGCGCGAAGTGATCGAGATGATCTTGCGCGCACAGCAGCGCTGGGACGACGTTCTGCACCCTTATAACGCGTAAGACTCGCGCGTCGAGCATCGCAGCCATATTTGAAACCGTAGCCGATCCGAATCACCACTCCAACCCTTGCAGCGATCCGTGATCGAAAGCCTGACGCGCATCATCGCCAGCTTCGTGCTCACCGCCGCCTGTTATACGGCGTATGCGGTGGCGGTGGTGCCGTTCGTCGAGCCGGCGCCGCCGGAAGCAAACGGCGATCTTCCTGCTCTGACCGAAACGGATTTCCAAATCGCTCAAGAAGGAGCGGTGCGTCAACGGGCCGACTTAGCGTATTGGTTTCGCGACGGCGATTGGGAGCTGGACACTCCGTACATGCTCGAGACGTCGCAAGGCAAGCTGTTGTTTCGCGACCATCGACCTCGCGACGACGGCCTGTGGGAAATCAATCCTTGCTCGATGGTCTTACTTTCCAACGAACCGGGCGTCGATCCGGAGCTTCGTAAACGTCGGGCAACGGTGCTCCGCGCGCCGGAGGGAGCCCTACTGCGTTTCGAGACCCCGATCGACTTGAAGCAAGGAACCATCAGCAAGCTTATCGGAGGCGAATTGCTCGGCGAGGTCGAGATCACGAGCGGTCAAAAGTTGCCCGGCCCTGAAGACGATCTCAAGATCACGACGCGCGACGTGATGCTGAGCGAAACGCATATCTCGACGCCGCACATGTTGGAATACCGTCTCGGCACCCATCGCGGTCGGGGGCGCGGCGTGCTGATCGAAATGAATAGCGAAAAGACGCCCGGCGTGGGCGAGAGCCAAAATCGGGGCATTAAAACTCTGACGCTCCAAGAGCAAGTCTACGTGCATCTCGAGCCCGATGCGAACAGCGATCTTTTCCCAGGCCGTTCGTCCGAAGCGGCGGTTGCGAAAGCGCCTGCGGAGCGTGGGGCGAAGCCTTCGCCGCCGGTCGATATTCGCTGTAGCGGCGCCTTCACGTTCGACATGGTGAAGAACATCGCAGTGTTTCGTAAGCAGGTCGACGTTACGCGGCTGAATCCTGGCGCGGAAAGTGATCAAATCAACGGCGATTTGCTGACGATCTACTTCACGTCGGAGGCGCCGCCGACTGCCGCCGGTGTGCCCGACCCGAACGGAGCAGCGCAGGTCGCGTCGAAGAAGCTTGAGCCTTCGCGCATCGAAGTGATCGGCGAACCGGTCGTGATTCGCGCGCCGAGCAACCGCTTGCAAGCGCGCGCGCAATACGTCGAACACATTCTCGCCACGCGGAGCGTGAAGCTGCGCGATTCGGTCGAGGCGATCGTGCGGCAAGATGCCCGCGAGATTCGAAGCCCCGAGTTGACGTTCGTACCCGATGCCGCCGGCGGCTATGGGACGATGCTCGCCCAGGGAAAAGGAAGACTCATCGGCTCCGCTCCCGACGATCCGGCACAAACCTTCGAGGCCGAGTGGACTTCGCGCTTCTACTTCCGTCCGCACGAAGGGCAACCGGTCCTCTCGATCGAAGGCAATGCGCGCGTCGAAGTGCCGGGCAAGGGAACGATGGCGGCCAGTCAGATCCATCTGTGGTTCAAAGAGGTTCCGAAGTCTTCGACCACGCCGCTAGGTACGCAACCGCTCGTCGATTTGCCGGCCGTGGATACGGGCAAGAAGCCGCGCACTGAGCTCCAGGCCGATCGCTTGCTCGCGCTCGAAGCCGTGCATATCGACTCGCCGCAAATGGTCGGCGACATCGAACGTCTTGAAGGTTGGTTCGAGCATACGAATCGCGTCGGCATGCGCCAGGCGATGTACCGTCCTGCCGGCGACATAGTGCTGGTCACCGCGCTGCTCGGTGCCGGACCTCTGCAATTTCCCGACGAACGGCCGACGATCGTTGAACCGAAGCCGGTTCCGATGTTGGCGGAGCAACCTCGCGCAGCGGGCCTCTCCGGAGCAGTACCGCTGTCGACGATGTCCGGCGGCGGAATTCCCGCGGCGTCTCCGATCGTGCCCCGGCCGGGCATGGCGCCGATCGTGAATCCCGCGATGCAGCCGCAGCCGAATAACTTCGGGCAAGCAGCGGCTCCGGCCGCTCCGCCGGAGCCACAGCCGCAATACCATATTCGCGGTGAGTTGGCGCGGATGTTGATCAATGTTGAAGATCGCGTGATGCGAGTCCGCGAAGTCGTGGTCGAAAAGAACGTGAAACTAACGGAGACGCGCACGAAGCTCCCGACGGAGCAGCCGCTCTTGATTCAAGGCGACACGTTGCAGCTCTCACAAGCTTCGCCGACGGCTTCGTATGTCGTCGTTACCGGAACGCCGGCTTATGTCGAAGCACGCGGCATGACGATGTCGGGCGGCAAGCTGACGCTCGATCGCCCGAATCCGCAAACGAACCTGCTCGGCGTCCCCTGCCAAGGAGTGATGACGTTGCCGGTCGACCGCGACTTGCAAGGCAAGCCGACCGGTGCGCGCGAGCTTCTCAATCTCACTTGGCAAGGAGGGCTTACGTTCGACGGCCTGACGGCGAAGTTCGAGCGGGGGGTCGAAGCGCGACTCGCCACTCAATATCTCCGCACCGATCGGATGGACGTGATCTTCAATCGGCCGGTGGCGATGGGGGAATCGGACGGCAACCAACCGCCTCCCGATATCGAACGAGTGAATTGCTACGACGGCGCATTCGTCGAGAGCCGTACGTTCGAAGGGCCGGAGTTGAAATCCGTCGATCGTTTGACCGCTCGAACCTTAGCGCTGCATCGCCCTTCCGGCGACTTCGCCGCCGACGGCCCAGGCGAAGTCGTCTCGGTACGTCTGGGCAAACCGAAAGATCCTGCCGCACCACCGGCGTCGAATCAACCGGTTGGCAATGCCGGGATTCCGGCGATTCCGATCGGTTTCGGCGATGACGACCAAGCCGCGAACGCGAAGCCGACGATCAACTATTTGAATACCCGTTTCCAGCGCAGCCTCAAAGGAAACGAAATCCGCCGCGAGATGACCTTCTCGAATCAAGTGCGCGTCCTTTACGGACCCGTGCCACAATGGAACGCCGTGATCGATCCCGACCGGCCCGAGCAATGGGCCCAGCAAACGGTGCTGATCGATGCCGATCAATTGCAGGTCAACGCCGTGCGCGACAGCGCGACCAACACCGATTCCTACAATCTCGTGGCCGAAGGGAACACGCTCGTCGAAGGGAATACGTTCACGGCCCGAGCCCCGCGACTCACGTATGCGCAAGCGAAGGATCTGTTGGTGATCGAAGGAGATGCTCGCACCGATGCCGAGCTTCATCACCAGAAGAAAATCGGCGGTCAAAATTCCGACACGAAGGCGCAGCGTTTCATGATCTGGCCTTCGACGAATCGCGTGCAAGTCGATGGCGCGACGTTTCTCGACCTGACCCCGTAGCGCTCCGTCGGCACCGCTTCGTGGTTGCGAAACGTCAGACGCGCCGCCGTTCCTGATCGAGTCGTTCGGCGATGAATTGCATCGCGCGCGGCGCCATGTGGTCGTAGTATTTCCAGCTATGACCTCCGGCGGAAGTTTCTAAATCGACTTCGTGCATGATCCCCAGCGACGACAGCTTCATATGCAACCGCTCGGAGCTTTCATGCCAACGATAGTCGACAGGATCGCTGGAAAACCAGGTGTTGCGAGGCCAATTCAAAGGATGCACGTGGAGCGTCGCCGTATCTTGGCGCACCGCTTCCGGGTCGGAATACATTTCCGCGAGCGTGCCCCCTTCTTCTTCGTCGTAATAGCGAATCTGGTAATCGATAGCCGGGCTGATCGCGGCCACGATCGGAAACTTCGCCGGATGCTTAAACGCGAAGCGAAGCGCTCCTTGGCCTCCCATGCTTGTCCCGAGTAGTGCGACTCGACCGGGTCCGGAACCCCACCGCTCGCAAACATAGGGAAAGATATTGTCGAGCAGGTGCCTTTCGGCGGTCAGTTGCGGATCGAACTCGCGACAGATTTTGTTCGTCCACCAACTTCGTGCCGTCATCGGTCCGACGACCGGCAGCCCGTAACGGTCGAACTCTTTCCGAAACGCTTCGTTTTCGGTGAGCCGGGCGAGATGCACGCCATGCAGATAGAGCACGACGTAGCCATGCGGATTCAGCGCCGGCGGCTCGTAGATGTCGCACGAATGGCCGCCGACCTGCACTTCGCTCCAAGTTCCGGTTGCCGCTGCCATCGATTCTCGTTTTGCGGTTGTAAGTCGGTTCGTGCGCGAAGTGTCGCGAGTTCCACGGCTTTCAATGTATTGGCATTCGCCGGGCGCACAATAGAATGTGAGGGCTTGCAGGCCGAATATCCGAGGTAATCGTTTTGAAAATATTGCTGACCCAAGACGAAGTGCGCGAGGGAGTGACGCGCATGGCGCGCGACATCAACGCCTGCTACGGCAAGCGCCCGGTGACGATCGTCGGCGTATTGACCGGCAGCGTCGTCTTGCTCGCCGACTTGATCCGCCTGCTCGAAATGCCGCTCCGCGTCGGGCTCGTTCAAGCGAAAAGCTACCGCGGCGCGTCGACCGTGCGCAGCGAATTGCAAATCAAAGCCGATGCGTTACCCGATCTGACCGATCGCGAAGTCATTCTCATCGACGACATCTTCGACACGGGGCACACGCTCGATCGATTGCTCGAAAGCTTCGGCACGTTCGGCACGAAATCGATTCGTTCGGCCGTCTTATTGCGCAAGCATGGACGACAAGAAGTGAAGCGCGAGCCCGACTTTTACGCGTTCGAGATCCCCGACGAGTTCGTCGTCGGCTACGGACTCGACTACGACGACGAGTATCGCAACTTGCCGCACATCGCGGCGCTGGAGCCTCACGAGATCGTCGGGAACAAGTCGTGAGTCGGCTGAGGCTGGTGTATGTAACGCGCAGATTTCGGCCTCTGCCGGGAGGATTGGAAAACGTCGCCGTGCGCATGCTCATCGAACTGGCGCGGCGTGGTCATGCCGTGCATGTAGTCACCCCTCGCTGGCAGCCCGACTGGCCGACGGAGACCGATTATGCGGGAGTGCGCGTAGTTCGGATCGCTCCTCCTGCCGGAGGTTGTTGGGGCGAAGCACGCTATGCGCGGCGGCTGGTCGCCACGCTCGACTCGCTTCGCGAGCGAATGCAGGTCGCGATCGTTTCCGGCTTGCGAATCGATGCGCAAACCGTGGTCGGCGCGGCGCGGCGAAGCGGCCGCGTGGTGTTCCTGCAGCCGGAGCGGCCGGGAATCGAAGGAGATTGTCATTGGCAAATCGAAGCCCGCGGCGGAAGTCGATTGAAACGTCGTTGCTACCTGGCCGATGGTTTCGTCGCGCTGACGGCGCTTTTGCAACGCGAACTCACGGCGGCCGGTTACGCGCGATCGCGCATCTACGGCGTGCCGCTCGGCGTGCCGAGCGTGACGCCGACGACCGCGGCGCAGAAAGCGGAAGCACGCCGTAGCTTAGCGCAAGCCGATCCCGCTTTGGCGCTGCCGAACGATGCGCGCTTGGTCGTGTATGTCGGGCGATTGCGGTTCGGGAAGGGATTGGAGGTGTTGCTCGAGGCGTGGCGCGGCATCGTCGCGGATCGAGAAAATGTAGTACTTTGGCTGGTCGGCGAAGGGCCCGACGCCGAGGCGCTGCGCGAACGGATGTTCGAGCTTGGTTTGGCGAAGAGCGTGCGTTTGACCGGTGCTTTCGACGACGTAGAAGATGTGTTTCGCGCCGCCGATCTCGCCGTGTATCCTTCGCAAGACGACGGGCTCGGTGTCGGCGTGCTCGAAGCCGCGACGTACGGGCTGCCGATCGTTGCCGGCGATACCGTGACGCATCGCGAATTCTTCTCGGACGATCGTGCGGCGCTG carries:
- a CDS encoding class II fructose-bisphosphate aldolase — its product is MIVTTKELFEHAYGKYAVGAYNINNLEQTIGLFRGNLGKKDKNEGAAPKDASAPFIIQLSRGARGYTDKRYLEAMIRTSEEVFPEAIFAVHLDHGTEEVAYECIDSGFYSSVMIDASHDPFDKNIEITRRVVDRAHDKGISVEAELGMLGGVEEDISVDADHACLTDPDQAVEFVERSGCDSLAVAIGTSHGAFKFKGKQGLHFDRIQAIQKLLPNYPLVMHGSSSVPKEWVDRINAAGGNMPETSGVPEADYLPAAKLGVTKVNIDTDGRLVWCAILRETFRDKPMDFDPRTSGKPFMAAYADFITHKNKMLGSAGQLESLRQSLGVKV
- a CDS encoding KpsF/GutQ family sugar-phosphate isomerase, which gives rise to MDAARQHEFSSVDLSPFEQLSYARQILRMGSQALEKVSERLDLEFCRAVERLHTCRGSVVVSGIGKAGLVGQKLSATLASTGTRSFFLHPAEAVHGDLGRLRSDDVALVLSQSGETEEVVRLLPSLAAAEVPIVAMTARSSSRLGRAAEIVLELGPLQEACPLGLAPSTSTTAMLGLGDALALVTSRMHRFGREDFARVHPAGALGRRLSKVEERMRPVDECRVASDAQPLREVFAQVRRAGRRSGAVMLVDAEGALSGLFTDSDLARLFESRRYEGFDLPMSALMTKNPTMVVEGTMLADAVAIMADRKFSELPVVDRFSRPIGLLDVTDLVEMIPDEPR
- a CDS encoding HAD hydrolase family protein, with the translated sequence MTNSNLQPIELILADVDGVLTDGSIIFTNEGIEIKRFNIRDGLGIKLWQRAGGKFGLITGRNSHIVNVRAGELGIEIVRQGTEKKLTAVKEILAQLRLEPQQVCFIGDDLPDLAAMRYVGLGVAVADACIDVRQAADYVTHLNGGTGAVREVIEMILRAQQRWDDVLHPYNA
- a CDS encoding esterase; translated protein: MAAATGTWSEVQVGGHSCDIYEPPALNPHGYVVLYLHGVHLARLTENEAFRKEFDRYGLPVVGPMTARSWWTNKICREFDPQLTAERHLLDNIFPYVCERWGSGPGRVALLGTSMGGQGALRFAFKHPAKFPIVAAISPAIDYQIRYYDEEEGGTLAEMYSDPEAVRQDTATLHVHPLNWPRNTWFSSDPVDYRWHESSERLHMKLSSLGIMHEVDLETSAGGHSWKYYDHMAPRAMQFIAERLDQERRRV
- the hpt gene encoding hypoxanthine phosphoribosyltransferase produces the protein MKILLTQDEVREGVTRMARDINACYGKRPVTIVGVLTGSVVLLADLIRLLEMPLRVGLVQAKSYRGASTVRSELQIKADALPDLTDREVILIDDIFDTGHTLDRLLESFGTFGTKSIRSAVLLRKHGRQEVKREPDFYAFEIPDEFVVGYGLDYDDEYRNLPHIAALEPHEIVGNKS
- a CDS encoding glycosyltransferase family 4 protein, translated to MSRLRLVYVTRRFRPLPGGLENVAVRMLIELARRGHAVHVVTPRWQPDWPTETDYAGVRVVRIAPPAGGCWGEARYARRLVATLDSLRERMQVAIVSGLRIDAQTVVGAARRSGRVVFLQPERPGIEGDCHWQIEARGGSRLKRRCYLADGFVALTALLQRELTAAGYARSRIYGVPLGVPSVTPTTAAQKAEARRSLAQADPALALPNDARLVVYVGRLRFGKGLEVLLEAWRGIVADRENVVLWLVGEGPDAEALRERMFELGLAKSVRLTGAFDDVEDVFRAADLAVYPSQDDGLGVGVLEAATYGLPIVAGDTVTHREFFSDDRAALLVPKHDAAALAAGLASLLDDDTLARQRGAEARLRVEREHGLTAMVDTYERLLIEAVARKPAEVRS